Proteins found in one Campylobacter lari genomic segment:
- a CDS encoding enoyl-ACP reductase, translated as MDTFFQNKTLVISGGTRGIGKAIVYEFAKAGANVAFTYNSNADLAQEIVKDLENNYKIKAKAYEFNILEPETYKELFEKIDQDFDRIDFFISNAIISGRAVVGGYTKFMKLKPRGINNIFTATVNAFVVGAQEAAKRMEKVGGGSILSISSTGNLVHIENYAGHGTAKAAVEAMARYAATELGSKNIRVNVVSGGPIDTDALKAFTNYEEVKNATINLSPLNRIGQPQDLAGACLFLCSDKANWITGHTLIVDGGTTFK; from the coding sequence ATGGATACTTTTTTTCAAAATAAAACTTTAGTAATTAGTGGTGGAACAAGAGGGATTGGTAAAGCTATTGTATATGAGTTTGCAAAAGCGGGAGCTAATGTAGCTTTTACTTATAACTCTAATGCAGATTTAGCTCAAGAAATTGTAAAAGATTTAGAAAATAATTATAAAATTAAAGCTAAAGCTTATGAGTTTAACATACTTGAACCAGAAACTTATAAAGAATTATTTGAAAAAATCGATCAAGATTTTGACAGAATAGATTTTTTCATCTCTAATGCTATTATCTCAGGTCGTGCTGTTGTTGGCGGATATACCAAATTTATGAAATTAAAACCTCGTGGAATAAATAATATTTTCACAGCAACTGTAAATGCATTTGTAGTTGGAGCACAAGAAGCAGCAAAAAGAATGGAAAAAGTTGGTGGAGGTAGTATATTATCTATTTCTTCAACAGGAAATTTGGTACATATTGAAAACTATGCTGGTCATGGTACCGCAAAAGCAGCGGTAGAAGCTATGGCAAGATATGCTGCAACTGAACTTGGCTCTAAAAACATCCGTGTCAATGTAGTAAGTGGTGGACCGATTGACACTGATGCGCTTAAGGCGTTTACAAATTACGAAGAAGTTAAAAATGCAACTATTAATCTTAGCCCGCTAAACCGTATTGGACAGCCTCAAGATTTAGCTGGAGCATGTTTATTTTTATGTTCTGACAAAGCAAACTGGATCACAGGCCACACTTTAATCGTAGATGGTGGTACAACTTTTAAATGA
- the dapA gene encoding 4-hydroxy-tetrahydrodipicolinate synthase: MDNKIIIGAMTALITPFKNGKLDEQTYHKLIKRQIANGIDAVVPVGTTGESATLTHEEHRICIEIALDACKGSSCKVLAGAGSNATHEAVSLAKFAQEHGADGILSVTPYYNKPTQEGLYLHYKEIAKSIDIPVLLYNVPGRTGCELQTETIIRLFRDCENIYGIKEASGSIDKCVDLLAHEPRMILLSGEDAINYPILSNGGKGVISVTSNLLPDMISKLTHLALEEKYIEAKKINDELYNINKILFCESNPIPIKAAMYIAGLTPTLEYRLPLCKPSDCNLAKIEAIMKNYNIKGF, encoded by the coding sequence ATGGACAATAAAATCATCATAGGAGCAATGACGGCTTTAATAACTCCATTTAAAAATGGAAAATTAGACGAACAAACTTACCACAAACTCATCAAAAGACAAATAGCAAATGGAATTGATGCAGTAGTACCTGTTGGAACAACCGGAGAAAGTGCCACCTTAACCCATGAAGAACATAGAATCTGTATAGAAATAGCATTAGATGCTTGCAAGGGAAGTTCTTGTAAAGTTTTAGCAGGAGCAGGAAGCAATGCTACACACGAGGCTGTAAGTTTAGCTAAATTTGCACAAGAACACGGAGCTGATGGTATTTTAAGCGTTACTCCATACTATAACAAACCCACACAAGAAGGTTTGTATTTACATTATAAAGAAATAGCAAAAAGCATAGATATACCTGTGCTTTTATATAATGTCCCAGGAAGAACAGGTTGTGAGCTTCAAACAGAAACTATTATAAGATTATTTAGAGATTGTGAAAATATTTATGGAATAAAAGAAGCTAGTGGGAGCATTGATAAATGCGTTGATTTATTAGCACATGAACCTAGAATGATACTTTTAAGCGGAGAAGATGCAATTAATTATCCTATACTTTCAAATGGCGGTAAAGGTGTGATTTCAGTTACTTCAAATTTACTTCCTGATATGATTTCAAAATTAACTCATCTAGCTTTAGAAGAAAAATACATTGAAGCCAAAAAAATCAATGATGAGTTGTATAATATCAATAAAATTTTATTTTGCGAAAGCAATCCTATACCTATTAAAGCGGCAATGTATATAGCAGGTTTAACCCCTACTTTAGAGTATCGTTTGCCACTTTGCAAACCTAGTGATTGCAATTTAGCAAAAATAGAAGCAATTATGAAAAACTATAACATAAAAGGATTTTAA
- a CDS encoding M16 family metallopeptidase: protein MINYKKITLENELEIYTLPVNKKSGVISVDIFYKVGSRNEKMGKSGIAHMLEHLNFKSTKNLKAGEFDEIVKGFGGVDNASTGFDYTHYFIKCSSENLDKSLWLFAELMRNLNLKDDEFQPERNVVLEERRWRTDNNPLGYLYFRLYNHAFLHHPYHWTPIGFFKDIQNWKIEDIQDFHQTFYQPKNAILLVSGDINEDEVFTLTKKHFQDIKNTKEIPIVHEKEPEQDGAKRVILHKESDTQLLALAYKIPAFNHEDMPKLCALSELLGNGKSSLISEILIDKLELINEFYAYASENIDENLFIFICVCNEGIKAEDVEKELLKILEDVKNAKFDDTIMEKIKNTVKSDFIFSLSNASSVANIYGSYLAKGDLKPLLDYEKNIENLSKDDLIHCAKKYFNENKSTTIILKRGENGQ from the coding sequence ATGATTAATTATAAAAAAATCACCCTTGAAAATGAACTTGAAATTTATACTTTACCTGTAAATAAAAAAAGCGGAGTTATAAGTGTAGATATTTTTTATAAAGTTGGCTCAAGAAATGAAAAAATGGGAAAAAGTGGCATAGCTCATATGCTTGAACATTTAAATTTTAAAAGTACAAAAAATTTAAAAGCAGGTGAATTTGATGAAATAGTCAAAGGTTTTGGTGGAGTGGATAATGCAAGCACGGGCTTTGACTATACGCATTATTTTATAAAATGCTCTAGTGAAAATTTAGATAAGTCTTTATGGCTTTTTGCTGAATTAATGCGTAATTTAAATTTAAAAGATGATGAGTTTCAGCCTGAAAGAAATGTAGTTTTAGAAGAAAGGCGTTGGAGAACTGATAACAATCCTTTGGGATATTTGTATTTTAGATTATACAATCATGCCTTTTTACACCATCCATATCACTGGACTCCGATAGGCTTTTTTAAAGATATACAAAATTGGAAAATAGAAGATATACAAGATTTTCATCAAACTTTTTATCAACCTAAAAATGCTATTTTGCTTGTGAGTGGTGATATTAACGAAGATGAAGTATTTACTTTAACTAAAAAACATTTTCAAGATATAAAAAATACCAAAGAAATCCCTATAGTTCATGAAAAAGAACCTGAGCAAGATGGTGCTAAACGTGTGATCTTACACAAAGAAAGCGATACGCAATTATTAGCACTTGCATATAAAATTCCTGCATTTAATCACGAAGATATGCCAAAACTTTGTGCATTAAGCGAACTTTTGGGAAATGGAAAAAGTTCTTTAATAAGTGAAATTTTAATTGATAAATTAGAACTTATCAATGAATTTTATGCTTATGCAAGTGAAAATATAGATGAGAATTTATTTATATTTATTTGTGTTTGCAATGAAGGTATAAAAGCAGAAGATGTTGAAAAAGAGCTTTTAAAAATTCTTGAAGATGTAAAAAATGCTAAATTTGATGATACTATCATGGAAAAAATAAAAAATACCGTAAAAAGTGATTTTATTTTTTCATTAAGCAATGCAAGTAGCGTTGCGAATATTTATGGATCTTATCTTGCCAAAGGCGATTTAAAACCTTTGCTTGATTATGAAAAAAATATAGAAAATTTAAGTAAAGATGACTTAATTCATTGTGCTAAAAAATACTTCAATGAAAACAAATCTACTACAATAATCTTAAAAAGGGGTGAAAATGGACAATAA
- a CDS encoding quinone-dependent dihydroorotate dehydrogenase, translating into MTYESLKPLIYKLDPENAHALAEFSMRTLDCIFPGGLSFFAKDYVVNDEILNQEIFNLNFYNPVGLAGGFDKNATMIRPLSALGFGFLEYGTFTPKPQNGNEKPRLFRLVEQESIQNAMGFNNKGKDAIAKEVKKVYPFSIPLVANIGKNKITPNEEAINDYIILLKEFKDLCDLFVINISSPNTKNLRDLQSEEFVSTLFNQAKEITNKPVILKIAPDMNIDSAISLCKSAISAKADGIIMANTSIDYSLIDNARTFGGISGKLITQKSATFFKEVAKEIYQDTILIASGGIDSAQLAYERIKNGASLVQIYTAMIFKGPSIVKNINQGLIELLKQDGFNHISQAIGVNFK; encoded by the coding sequence ATGACCTATGAAAGCTTAAAACCTTTAATATATAAATTAGATCCAGAAAATGCTCATGCCTTGGCTGAATTTAGTATGCGAACACTAGATTGTATATTTCCTGGGGGGCTTAGTTTTTTTGCAAAAGATTACGTAGTAAATGATGAAATTTTAAATCAAGAAATTTTTAATCTAAATTTTTATAACCCTGTGGGCTTAGCAGGTGGCTTTGATAAAAATGCCACAATGATAAGACCACTAAGTGCTTTAGGTTTTGGCTTTTTAGAATATGGAACTTTCACCCCAAAACCTCAAAATGGTAATGAAAAACCTAGACTTTTTAGACTTGTTGAACAAGAAAGTATTCAAAATGCTATGGGTTTTAATAATAAAGGTAAAGATGCTATCGCAAAAGAAGTAAAAAAAGTCTATCCATTTAGCATACCTTTAGTAGCAAATATAGGCAAAAACAAAATCACTCCAAATGAAGAAGCTATTAATGATTATATTATTTTATTAAAAGAGTTTAAAGATTTGTGTGATTTATTTGTGATTAATATATCCTCTCCAAATACCAAAAATTTAAGAGATTTACAAAGTGAAGAATTTGTAAGTACTTTATTTAACCAAGCAAAAGAAATCACGAATAAACCAGTTATTTTAAAAATTGCTCCGGATATGAATATAGACAGCGCAATTTCACTTTGCAAAAGCGCTATTAGTGCAAAAGCTGATGGTATTATCATGGCAAATACTAGTATAGATTATTCTTTGATTGATAATGCAAGAACTTTTGGTGGAATTAGCGGTAAATTAATCACTCAAAAAAGTGCGACATTTTTTAAAGAAGTGGCTAAAGAAATTTATCAAGATACTATTTTAATAGCAAGTGGAGGTATAGATAGTGCCCAGCTTGCTTATGAGCGCATTAAAAACGGGGCTAGTTTGGTTCAAATTTATACAGCTATGATTTTTAAAGGGCCAAGCATTGTTAAAAATATCAATCAAGGTTTAATTGAGCTTTTAAAACAAGATGGTTTTAATCATATTAGTCAAGCTATAGGAGTTAATTTTAAATGA
- a CDS encoding ABC transporter ATP-binding protein codes for MDKNYKEMKLKEVFTRFKPYYKDYWFYFVLAIIGMLLTSGGTAASAYIIEPILNKIFIEKNVDLLYYMPLLVVLIYALKNLGAYMQVYYISYVGTDILRRLRELVLGNLLRLDMSFFHKYRSGELISRCTSDIGALQNIVSTIIPEILRESLTAIGLLSVVIYQSPKLAFFALVILPLAIYPLAIFAKKIKKIGRNTQEKNSDLTSRLSEIFSNIELIKASNAGKNEMQKFSQTNSEVCKLSLKGIRIEALSSPLMESMGSIGFAIVIIIGGKEVIDGSLSIGSFFSFTTALFMAYTPIKRLSSLYTRLQNAVAASERTFYLTDLEPQIKGGKEKLTENIQNIHFKNVSLSYQKDKTVLKDVNFSLNKGEILALVGSSGGGKSSIINLLMYFFEKDSGEILINQKDISSFDIVSLRENISLVTQNIYIFNDTIAQNIAYAKEYDEVRVIEVLKQANAYDFVQELGGIHTELKEHGKNLSGGQKQRIAIARALYKNPQILIFDEATSALDNESEKAIVKTIESLKKDRLILIIAHRLSTIENADKIAVLDKGKIASIGNDAYLMKNCEIYQKLKQKVQKTDKDKENEN; via the coding sequence ATGGATAAAAATTACAAAGAAATGAAGCTTAAAGAGGTTTTTACTCGCTTTAAGCCTTATTATAAAGATTATTGGTTTTATTTTGTTTTAGCTATTATAGGTATGCTTTTAACTAGTGGTGGAACAGCTGCTAGTGCATACATCATAGAGCCTATTTTAAATAAAATTTTTATAGAAAAAAATGTTGATTTGCTTTATTATATGCCTTTGCTTGTTGTTTTAATTTATGCTTTAAAAAATCTTGGTGCTTATATGCAAGTTTATTATATATCTTATGTTGGGACAGATATTTTAAGAAGATTAAGAGAATTAGTTCTTGGCAATCTTTTACGCTTAGATATGAGCTTTTTTCATAAATACAGAAGTGGGGAATTAATCAGCCGGTGTACTTCTGATATTGGAGCTTTGCAAAATATAGTTTCTACTATCATACCTGAAATTTTAAGAGAAAGTTTAACTGCAATTGGACTTTTAAGTGTTGTTATTTATCAAAGTCCAAAACTTGCTTTTTTTGCTTTAGTAATTTTGCCTTTAGCAATTTACCCTCTTGCTATTTTTGCTAAGAAAATCAAAAAAATAGGACGCAATACCCAAGAAAAAAATTCTGATCTTACTTCAAGATTAAGTGAAATCTTTTCTAATATAGAACTGATTAAAGCTTCTAATGCAGGTAAAAATGAAATGCAAAAATTTAGCCAAACTAATAGCGAAGTTTGCAAACTTTCTTTAAAAGGCATTAGAATCGAAGCTTTAAGTAGCCCTTTAATGGAATCTATGGGTTCAATTGGCTTTGCAATAGTAATTATAATAGGTGGTAAAGAAGTAATTGATGGAAGTTTAAGTATAGGTTCTTTTTTTAGCTTTACTACAGCTTTATTTATGGCTTATACCCCTATTAAAAGACTTTCTTCACTTTATACAAGATTACAAAATGCAGTAGCAGCAAGTGAAAGAACTTTTTATCTAACTGATTTAGAACCACAAATTAAAGGTGGTAAAGAAAAACTTACAGAAAATATCCAAAACATTCATTTTAAAAATGTTTCTTTAAGCTATCAAAAAGATAAAACGGTATTAAAAGATGTAAATTTTTCTCTTAACAAAGGAGAAATTCTAGCCTTAGTTGGATCAAGTGGCGGAGGAAAATCTTCTATTATTAATCTTTTGATGTATTTTTTTGAAAAAGATAGTGGTGAAATTTTAATCAATCAAAAAGATATTAGTTCTTTTGATATTGTTAGTTTGAGAGAAAATATCTCTTTGGTAACTCAAAATATTTATATATTTAATGACACTATAGCTCAAAATATTGCTTATGCTAAAGAATACGATGAAGTACGCGTGATAGAGGTTTTAAAACAAGCTAATGCTTATGATTTTGTTCAAGAGCTTGGCGGTATACATACTGAATTAAAAGAGCACGGAAAAAATCTCTCCGGCGGACAAAAACAACGCATTGCTATAGCAAGGGCTTTATATAAAAATCCTCAAATTTTAATTTTTGATGAAGCAACCTCAGCACTTGATAATGAAAGTGAAAAAGCCATAGTAAAAACTATAGAAAGCTTAAAAAAGGATCGTTTGATACTCATCATCGCTCATAGACTTAGCACTATAGAAAATGCCGATAAAATTGCTGTACTTGATAAAGGAAAAATAGCTTCTATAGGAAATGATGCTTATTTAATGAAAAATTGCGAAATTTATCAAAAATTAAAACAAAAAGTACAAAAAACTGACAAAGATAAAGAAAATGAAAACTAA
- the cysS gene encoding cysteine--tRNA ligase, protein MVFFDSVLKKKCEFIPHEAKKANIYLCGPTVYDDAHLGHARSSVCFDFLRRVLLANDYEVVFARNYTDIDDKILKKMQESGKSLEEITNFYIKRYEEDMQTLNILEPNFKPKATAYIEQMIAYIEKLLELNLAYKLKDGIYFDTSKDDKYFYISKRNLEDNQSRLEESVAKKNDSDFVLWKFDEKFYPANFGKGRPGWHTECVVMIESIFKDKLDIHAGGIDLLFPHHENEACQCRCKNNHELANFWLHNGFVQINGEKMSKSLGNSFFLKDSLKLFSGEVLRFYLLSVHYRAHFNYALEDLQAAKKRLDKFYRLKKRLNINAFIDEKTTIESEVAKNILEVLNDDLNASKALALLDEFINESNICLDKNPKDKAYKIQVEKTLKELAFIFGIGFIDTIKYFQFGIGEEKCQEIEEKIALRNKAKQEKNYALADQIRDDLAKENILLMDTPNGVIWEKNG, encoded by the coding sequence ATGGTTTTTTTTGATAGTGTTTTAAAGAAAAAATGCGAATTTATCCCACATGAGGCAAAAAAAGCAAATATTTATTTATGCGGGCCTACTGTATATGATGATGCACATTTAGGACATGCAAGAAGTAGCGTGTGTTTTGATTTTTTAAGAAGAGTTTTACTAGCAAATGATTATGAAGTAGTTTTTGCTAGAAATTACACTGATATTGATGATAAAATCTTAAAAAAAATGCAAGAAAGTGGTAAAAGTTTAGAAGAAATTACAAATTTTTATATTAAAAGATATGAAGAGGATATGCAAACACTTAATATCTTAGAACCTAATTTTAAACCAAAGGCTACAGCTTATATTGAGCAAATGATTGCTTATATAGAAAAACTTTTAGAATTAAACCTAGCTTATAAACTTAAAGATGGGATTTATTTTGATACTAGCAAGGATGATAAATACTTTTATATCTCTAAAAGAAATTTAGAAGATAATCAATCACGCCTAGAAGAAAGCGTTGCTAAAAAAAATGATAGCGATTTTGTTTTATGGAAATTTGATGAAAAATTTTATCCTGCAAATTTTGGTAAAGGAAGACCAGGTTGGCACACAGAATGTGTTGTGATGATAGAAAGTATTTTTAAAGATAAACTTGATATTCATGCAGGGGGTATAGATTTGCTTTTTCCTCATCATGAAAACGAAGCTTGTCAGTGTCGTTGTAAAAATAATCATGAATTAGCTAATTTTTGGTTACATAATGGCTTTGTACAAATTAATGGTGAAAAAATGAGTAAAAGCTTGGGAAATAGCTTTTTTCTAAAAGATTCTTTAAAACTTTTTAGTGGAGAGGTTTTGAGATTTTATCTTTTAAGCGTACATTATAGAGCGCATTTTAACTATGCTTTAGAAGACTTACAAGCTGCTAAAAAAAGGCTTGATAAATTTTATCGCTTAAAAAAACGCTTAAACATAAATGCTTTTATAGATGAAAAAACTACCATAGAAAGTGAAGTAGCTAAAAATATCTTAGAAGTTTTAAATGATGATCTAAATGCCTCTAAAGCCTTAGCTTTACTTGATGAGTTTATCAATGAAAGTAATATTTGCTTAGATAAAAACCCAAAAGACAAAGCTTATAAAATACAAGTAGAAAAAACCTTAAAAGAACTTGCTTTTATTTTTGGTATAGGTTTTATAGATACTATAAAATATTTTCAATTTGGCATTGGTGAAGAAAAATGTCAAGAAATAGAAGAAAAAATTGCTCTACGCAACAAGGCAAAGCAAGAAAAAAACTATGCCTTAGCAGATCAAATTCGTGATGATTTAGCTAAAGAGAATATTCTTTTAATGGATACACCAAATGGTGTAATATGGGAGAAAAATGGATAA
- the murJ gene encoding murein biosynthesis integral membrane protein MurJ: MRKNIIFKNFIINALGILFSRIMGVLRDIVLALYLGAGIYSDIFFVALKMPAFFRRIFAEGAFGQAFLPSFLKASKKGAFCINVLLQFSIIVFLTCILVSFFAGFFTKIFAFGFNKETIILAAPLVSINFWYLFFIFLVTFLGSLLNYKQNFFITSFSASFFNLFVVIAGFFVTQDKPLEALYYFSYATVLSGLAQLIWHIFALKNTRILKSIYLSIKLKKTKTSLDKFHSTFTHGLLGSSANQISSLLDTTIASFLMAGSISYLYYSNRVFQLPLALFAIALSQVSFPKILRHLKANEEQKALAFMQTAFEYLSILLILASIVGIILAKEIVEFLFQRGNFNQEDTKITAFLLQAYLLGLLPFGLQKLFSLWLYAKFKQKIAAIIAFKTLFISAFFSIVIILLIKEEAYKSLGIALASSISAFYLLYANIKEFGFKNLWGIFRVKFWLISIVFLSLFALGLFEIKDILIQFLIEIYHFFKGLF; this comes from the coding sequence ATGAGAAAAAATATTATTTTTAAAAATTTCATCATCAATGCCTTAGGAATTTTATTTTCTAGGATTATGGGTGTTTTAAGAGATATTGTTTTGGCTTTATACTTAGGGGCTGGAATTTATAGTGATATTTTCTTTGTAGCTTTAAAAATGCCGGCTTTTTTTAGAAGAATTTTTGCTGAAGGAGCTTTTGGACAAGCTTTTTTACCAAGTTTTTTAAAAGCAAGTAAAAAAGGTGCTTTTTGCATAAATGTCTTATTACAATTTAGTATAATTGTTTTTTTAACATGTATTTTAGTAAGTTTTTTTGCTGGATTTTTTACAAAGATTTTTGCCTTTGGTTTTAATAAAGAAACGATTATTCTAGCTGCACCTTTAGTTTCTATTAATTTTTGGTATTTGTTTTTTATCTTTTTAGTCACTTTTTTGGGTTCATTATTAAATTATAAACAAAATTTTTTCATCACTTCTTTTTCTGCTTCATTTTTTAATCTTTTTGTTGTGATTGCTGGATTTTTTGTCACTCAAGATAAACCTTTAGAAGCTTTGTATTATTTTTCATATGCGACTGTTTTAAGTGGTCTAGCTCAACTTATATGGCATATTTTTGCTTTAAAAAACACTAGAATTTTAAAAAGTATATATTTAAGTATAAAACTTAAAAAAACAAAGACTAGTTTAGATAAATTCCACTCTACTTTTACCCATGGACTTTTAGGTTCTTCGGCAAATCAAATTAGTTCATTATTAGATACTACTATAGCTAGTTTTTTAATGGCTGGAAGCATTTCGTATTTGTATTATTCTAATAGGGTTTTTCAGCTTCCTTTAGCTCTTTTTGCAATCGCTCTAAGTCAAGTAAGCTTCCCAAAAATACTAAGACATTTAAAAGCAAATGAAGAACAAAAAGCCTTAGCTTTTATGCAAACAGCTTTTGAGTATTTAAGCATACTTTTAATTTTAGCTAGTATAGTAGGGATTATTTTAGCTAAAGAAATTGTGGAGTTTTTATTTCAAAGAGGAAATTTTAATCAAGAAGATACAAAAATCACTGCATTTTTATTACAAGCTTATCTTTTAGGACTTTTGCCTTTTGGTTTGCAAAAACTTTTCTCTTTGTGGCTTTATGCTAAATTTAAACAAAAAATAGCCGCTATAATAGCCTTTAAAACACTTTTTATATCAGCATTTTTTAGCATAGTGATTATTTTACTCATCAAAGAAGAAGCTTATAAAAGCTTAGGTATTGCACTTGCTTCATCTATTAGTGCTTTTTATTTATTATATGCTAATATTAAAGAATTTGGTTTTAAAAATCTTTGGGGTATTTTTAGGGTTAAATTTTGGCTTATTAGCATAGTATTTTTAAGTTTATTTGCTTTAGGCTTATTTGAAATTAAAGATATTTTAATACAATTTTTAATTGAAATTTATCATTTTTTTAAAGGTTTATTTTAA
- a CDS encoding flagellar assembly protein A, protein MEEKKILYTKDPYKELLMFASENKCEVDELDFRLLSFSTSYTYDNQEWIKVNEKELKIFEEDEKFLIHDLSIEQEYKIEIYFKKFARISNFEVNLHANELCTLLKASVRVGEAIAFHDKLALELLEAIYKAMIKEKYLLGFRIFDFKKQIIDFNTKVKEKQKFDFEVEFEVCKGINPQEPINEEIQYHYLENLKKHNDVMNRNYVAPIGKDEVAIERIKPKEGSDGKDLRFKILKALPPKTNKEKVICSDNFEVKEDDESIKYIAKKDGFIIQKKSIYEIENYLEFNKVDFKSTGSIWAGFDKQVIIVIKNTNTLEDAIGPRITVEAQELEVVGNMAQDSVLRGKKVILKGSMHHKSTIIGQKVEVNILRGYCEAEEVFAETLENGSIKAKKVNIKKAVGGEIIADEIYIQELGGNCLCSAKSLIRVEKIQGSGNKLVIQDLKAFDKEKSGEEILLHIEELKKEQENLVKEIEETKHTIHVSKDSVRILQQKVKELMSAKRAIPQAYKITIKDFNQKIENLNILANKIETLKEEEKTNIEKLKKIQDELLKSKIINKSGKWMDLNEVKFVLLNPRKELSYHPCNDEMIECFELKKIDTEDGLSVYEIRSIGNYKEEVK, encoded by the coding sequence ATGGAAGAGAAGAAAATTTTATATACTAAAGACCCTTATAAAGAGCTTTTGATGTTTGCTTCTGAAAATAAATGCGAAGTTGATGAACTTGATTTTAGATTGTTAAGTTTTAGCACTTCTTATACTTATGATAATCAAGAATGGATAAAAGTTAATGAAAAAGAATTAAAAATTTTTGAAGAAGATGAAAAATTTTTAATACATGATTTAAGTATAGAGCAAGAGTATAAAATAGAAATTTATTTTAAAAAATTTGCACGCATATCAAATTTTGAAGTTAACTTGCATGCTAATGAGCTTTGCACTTTATTAAAAGCTAGTGTTAGGGTTGGTGAAGCTATTGCTTTTCATGATAAATTAGCACTAGAGCTTTTAGAGGCTATTTATAAAGCGATGATAAAAGAAAAATATTTACTTGGATTTAGAATTTTTGATTTTAAAAAGCAAATTATTGATTTTAATACTAAAGTTAAAGAAAAGCAAAAATTTGATTTTGAAGTTGAATTTGAAGTATGTAAGGGAATTAATCCACAAGAACCTATAAATGAAGAAATTCAATACCATTACCTAGAAAATTTAAAAAAACATAATGATGTGATGAATAGAAACTATGTAGCACCCATAGGAAAAGATGAGGTGGCTATTGAGAGGATTAAACCAAAAGAGGGCAGCGATGGCAAAGATTTAAGATTTAAAATTCTAAAAGCTCTCCCGCCAAAAACAAACAAAGAAAAAGTTATATGTTCGGATAATTTTGAAGTTAAAGAAGATGATGAAAGTATAAAATATATTGCCAAAAAAGATGGCTTCATTATCCAAAAAAAATCTATTTATGAGATAGAAAATTATTTAGAATTTAACAAGGTAGATTTTAAAAGCACGGGTTCTATTTGGGCAGGTTTTGATAAACAAGTTATCATTGTGATTAAAAACACAAACACTCTAGAAGATGCAATAGGTCCTAGAATTACCGTTGAAGCACAAGAATTAGAGGTTGTGGGTAATATGGCCCAAGATTCTGTTTTAAGAGGTAAAAAAGTAATTCTTAAAGGTAGTATGCACCATAAAAGTACTATTATAGGACAAAAGGTTGAGGTTAATATCTTAAGAGGGTATTGTGAGGCTGAGGAAGTTTTTGCTGAAACTTTAGAAAATGGCTCTATCAAGGCTAAAAAAGTAAATATTAAAAAGGCTGTGGGCGGGGAGATTATTGCTGATGAAATTTACATACAAGAGCTTGGTGGTAATTGTTTATGTAGTGCTAAAAGTTTAATCCGTGTTGAAAAAATTCAAGGAAGTGGCAATAAACTTGTAATTCAAGATCTCAAAGCTTTTGATAAAGAAAAAAGTGGAGAGGAAATACTCTTGCATATTGAAGAGTTAAAAAAAGAACAAGAAAATTTAGTTAAAGAGATTGAAGAGACCAAGCATACTATCCATGTGAGTAAAGATTCTGTGAGAATTTTACAGCAAAAGGTAAAAGAATTAATGAGTGCAAAAAGAGCTATACCGCAAGCTTATAAGATTACTATTAAAGATTTTAATCAAAAGATTGAAAATTTAAATATTTTAGCTAATAAGATAGAAACTTTAAAAGAGGAAGAAAAAACAAATATTGAAAAACTTAAAAAAATTCAAGATGAACTTTTAAAATCAAAAATTATTAATAAAAGTGGAAAATGGATGGATTTAAATGAGGTTAAATTTGTTTTATTAAATCCTAGAAAAGAGTTAAGCTATCATCCGTGTAATGATGAGATGATTGAGTGTTTTGAACTTAAAAAGATAGATACTGAAGATGGACTAAGTGTTTATGAAATTCGCTCTATTGGTAATTATAAGGAAGAAGTTAAATGA